One window of the Doryrhamphus excisus isolate RoL2022-K1 chromosome 10, RoL_Dexc_1.0, whole genome shotgun sequence genome contains the following:
- the LOC131137174 gene encoding uncharacterized protein LOC131137174 isoform X3 produces the protein MPNRKRASACKTGGGPPPPRLTEAEELAMSQTVGRPVAEGIPGGTSSSDMITQEPPVLIRYSEGVLGIVDPCATLTQSMAGQQEEGPSTSTAQIDTLPLKEIYKVHLLKTVQKTEKEMVLLDRQITKTDLEIELLKHKLEVGAWS, from the exons atgc ccaacagaaagcgggcatctgcctgcaaaactggcggaggaccacccccaccacgtctgaccgaggcagaggagctggccatgagtcagactgtcgggaggccagtcgcagaggggatccctgggggaacctcatcctcggacatgattacacaggagccaccagtCTTGATAAGAT attctgaaggcgtacttggtatagtggatccatgtgccactttaact cagagcatggctgggcagcaggaagagggtccctcaacctccacagcacagattgacaca ctaccactaaaagaaatctacaaagtgcatttattaaaaacagtacaaaaaacagaaaaagaaatggtgctgctggaccgccagataactaaaacggatctggaaattgaattattaaaacacaagttagaggtgggtgcatggtcatag
- the LOC131137174 gene encoding uncharacterized protein LOC131137174 isoform X1, with translation MATSEKKRSSYFSPLELDILMRSYGKFESVFKKKSNIESVFKKKSNTAAAAKERESAWEKITARVNACNPTGEKRTWKQLKMKYKNIVQTANRKRASACKTGGGPPPPRLTEAEELAMSQTVGRPVAEGIPGGTSSSDMITQEPPVLIRYSEGVLGIVDPCATLTQSMAGQQEEGPSTSTAQIDTLPLKEIYKVHLLKTVQKTEKEMVLLDRQITKTDLEIELLKHKLEVGAWS, from the exons atggcaacgagtgagaagaaaagatcgtcgtatttcagtcctctggaactggatatattaatgcggtcatacggcaaatttgaaagcgtttttaaaaagaaaagcaacattgaaagcgtttttaaaaagaaaagcaacacggctgcagcagcgaaagaacgcgagtcggcgtgggagaagattactgctcgagtcaatgc atgtaatcccaccggcgaaaaaagaacgtggaagcagctgaagatgaaatataaaaacattgttcaaacag ccaacagaaagcgggcatctgcctgcaaaactggcggaggaccacccccaccacgtctgaccgaggcagaggagctggccatgagtcagactgtcgggaggccagtcgcagaggggatccctgggggaacctcatcctcggacatgattacacaggagccaccagtCTTGATAAGAT attctgaaggcgtacttggtatagtggatccatgtgccactttaact cagagcatggctgggcagcaggaagagggtccctcaacctccacagcacagattgacaca ctaccactaaaagaaatctacaaagtgcatttattaaaaacagtacaaaaaacagaaaaagaaatggtgctgctggaccgccagataactaaaacggatctggaaattgaattattaaaacacaagttagaggtgggtgcatggtcatag
- the LOC131137174 gene encoding uncharacterized protein LOC131137174 isoform X2, with protein sequence MATSEKKRSSYFSPLELDILMRSYGKFESVFKKKSNIESVFKKKSNTAAAAKERESAWEKITARVNACNPTGEKRTWKQLKMKYKNIVQTANRKRASACKTGGGPPPPRLTEAEELAMSQTVGRPVAEGIPGGTSSSDMITQEPPVLIRYSEGVLGIVDPCATLTDDEDDGTTMSAAFSVVSEREPERISSPFTCLYMLLWIIVTFSLH encoded by the exons atggcaacgagtgagaagaaaagatcgtcgtatttcagtcctctggaactggatatattaatgcggtcatacggcaaatttgaaagcgtttttaaaaagaaaagcaacattgaaagcgtttttaaaaagaaaagcaacacggctgcagcagcgaaagaacgcgagtcggcgtgggagaagattactgctcgagtcaatgc atgtaatcccaccggcgaaaaaagaacgtggaagcagctgaagatgaaatataaaaacattgttcaaacag ccaacagaaagcgggcatctgcctgcaaaactggcggaggaccacccccaccacgtctgaccgaggcagaggagctggccatgagtcagactgtcgggaggccagtcgcagaggggatccctgggggaacctcatcctcggacatgattacacaggagccaccagtCTTGATAAGAT attctgaaggcgtacttggtatagtggatccatgtgccactttaact gatgatgaagatgatgggaccacaatgtctgctgccttctctgtggtgtctgagagggagcctgagaggatttcctctccattcacatgtctttacatgcttttgtggattatagtgacttttagcctacactga
- the tardbpa gene encoding TAR DNA binding protein, like isoform X1 → MSELYIRVAEDENEEPMEIPSEDDGTVLLSSVAAQFPGACGLRYRNPESQCMRGVRLVEGVLHAPENEWGNLVYVVNYPKDNKRKMEEIDAASAVKIKRGFQKTSDLIVLGLPWKTTEQDLKDYFSPFGEVIMVQIKRDAKGNSKGFGFVRFTDYETQVKVISQRHMIDGRWCDCKLPNSKALPDEPMRSRKIFVGRCTEDMTPDELRQYFMQYGEVTDVFIPKPFRAFAFVTFADDQVAQALCGEDLIIKGVSVHISNAEPKHNNSRQMMERGRFGAGGFSQVYGSSRGGIGGGSGGVNFGALGLNPAMVAAAQAALQSSWGMMGMLANQQQGMTTAAGTASTTRDQTYSSSSASYSSPNSASLGWAGGANSASNSGFNSSFGASMETKSSNWGM, encoded by the exons ATGTCCGAGTTGTACATTCGGGTGGCCGAAGACGAGAACGAGGAGCCGATGGAGATCCCGTCGGAGGACGATGGCACGGTTCTGCTGTCATCGGTCGCCGCTCAGTTCCCCGGGGCGTGCGGACTTCGTTACAGGAACCCCGAGTCCCAGTGTATGCGTGGAGTCCGGCTTGTGGAGGGCGTCCTGCATGCACCGGAGAACGAGTGGGGAAACCTGGTGTACGTGGTCAACTACCCCAAAG ATAACAAAAGGAAGATGGAAGAAATAGATGCTGCCTCCGCTGTTAAAATCAAAAGGGGCTTTCAGAAGACATCTGACCTTATTGTCCTCGGCCTGCCATGGAAAACCACAGAACAAGACCTGAAGGATTACTTCAGCCCCTTTGGAGAGGTCATCATGGTTCAG ATCAAGAGAGATGCAAAGGGCAACTCAAAAGGATTTGGCTTCGTGCGCTTCACCGACTATGAAACACAAGTGAAAGTGATTTCCCAGAGACACATGATTGATGGGCGATGGTGTGATTGCAAGCTGCCCAACTCAAAG GCCTTACCAGATGAACCCATGCGCAGTCGTAAAATCTTTGTTGGCCGCTGCACGGAGGACATGACCCCAGATGAACTGAGACAGTACTTCATGCAGTACGGTGAAGTCACAGACGTTTTCATCCCCAAACCATTCCGCGCGTTCGCGTTTGTGACATTCGCTGACGACCAG GTGGCCCAGGCGCTGTGCGGGGAGGACTTGATCATCAAGGGCGTCAGCGTGCACATCTCCAACGCTGAGCCCAAACACAATAACAGTAGGCAAATGATGGAGCGAGGGCGCTTTGGGGCTGGGGGGTTCAGTCAGGTGTACGGGAGTAGTCGTGGCGGGATAGGCGGTGGTAGTGGCGGAGTTAATTTTGGGGCTCTGGGTCTTAACCCCGCCATGGTGGCGGCCGCGCAGGCTGCGCTGCAGAGCAGCTGGGGCATGATGGGCATGCTGGCTAACCAGCAGCAGGGCATGACCACGGCGGCGGGCACGGCCTCCACCACCAGAGATCAGACGTATAGCTCCAGCAGCGCCAGTTACAGCAGCCCCAACTCTGCTAGTCTGGGCTGGGCCGGGGGAGCAAACTCTGCCTCCAACAGCGGCTTTAACTCCAGCTTTGGAGCGTCTATGGAGACCAAGTCTTCAAATTGGGGCATGTAG